One segment of Deinococcus metalli DNA contains the following:
- a CDS encoding YciI family protein, with amino-acid sequence MDTPTLWIIQSTYLKPKSEIAEVTPRHREWLDQHYRSGVFLVSGRMVSGQGGVIVARADSQAQLEAIFAEDPFVVENCSEYTYLPFTPVKRGKALTIEGIPLVE; translated from the coding sequence ATGGACACCCCGACCCTGTGGATCATCCAGAGCACGTACCTGAAACCCAAATCCGAGATCGCCGAGGTCACGCCCCGCCACCGCGAGTGGCTGGACCAGCACTACCGCTCCGGGGTCTTCCTCGTCTCGGGGCGAATGGTGAGCGGCCAGGGCGGCGTGATCGTGGCCCGCGCCGACAGCCAGGCACAGCTCGAGGCGATCTTCGCGGAAGACCCCTTCGTGGTCGAGAACTGCTCGGAGTACACCTACCTGCCCTTCACCCCGGTCAAGCGCGGCAAGGCCCTGACCATCGAGGGCATTCCGCTGGTGGAGTGA
- a CDS encoding ABC-F family ATP-binding cassette domain-containing protein: MGTLLFAEDVTVVYGGRAVLDGVSLGVTEGERVALLGRNGAGKTTLLRVLTGDLVPDEGSVWRADDLGIAVLEQHHAHPAGVNVQALVDAAHPYRELEAEVLALEANLGDPAVLEAWTALHTHLEAAQAYAWPTRVRRILGMLDLTRFLHREAATLSGGERTRLALALALAREPDLLVLDEPTNHLDVRMREWLEGWLRDYRGGTVLTSHDRDFLDAVATRSVWLEGGEGQEYPGGYSRARAQRELERRTQSRAARLGEREAARLSGSVAQLDRWGRRSRGLKTRAGRVTLPEAPLPERQLRMRLLAGTSQARLVAWGEHLGKSYAGRPVLADASFRLRQGDRVALMGANGTGKTTLMRLLAGQLAPDPGPPEPVLRLGSGVGVASLDQTWHGLTPGRGLHAQFEARFGRGANAVLGRAGFTADDWDKTPEVLSGGERARAGLALVSALRADLLLLDEPTNHLDVEALQALEDAVHAYEGAVVIVTHDRRFAREVANRLWVVEGGTLREPLGWGSREYRDPAATLRGDPPPPPPPPTPRQRLVPVENQLLDLRVQLDQPGRLTGREEARLRAQAHALQGHLYDLYAAAFEAPQFDDEVREPGLTVRAQRFGAHGGMFWAARDEGCPHLAWDGVTLRWNGEPPAWYGAALLGGALRLLFERWNVGRVQLGEDGPQLTRRAWFERTGVLR, encoded by the coding sequence GTGGGCACGTTGCTGTTCGCCGAGGACGTCACCGTCGTGTACGGCGGGCGGGCGGTGCTGGACGGCGTGTCGCTCGGCGTGACGGAGGGCGAGCGCGTGGCGCTGCTGGGCCGCAACGGGGCCGGCAAGACGACGCTGCTGCGCGTGCTGACCGGTGACCTCGTCCCGGACGAGGGCAGCGTGTGGCGCGCAGACGACCTGGGGATCGCGGTACTGGAACAGCACCACGCGCATCCGGCGGGTGTGAATGTGCAGGCATTGGTGGACGCCGCGCACCCGTACCGGGAGCTGGAGGCCGAGGTGCTGGCACTGGAGGCGAACCTGGGCGACCCGGCGGTGCTGGAGGCGTGGACAGCGCTGCACACGCACCTGGAGGCGGCACAGGCGTACGCGTGGCCGACCCGCGTGCGCCGCATCCTGGGCATGCTCGACCTGACGCGCTTCCTGCACCGCGAGGCGGCCACGCTGTCCGGCGGCGAGCGCACCCGGCTGGCGCTGGCCCTGGCCCTGGCGCGCGAGCCCGACCTGCTGGTGCTGGACGAGCCGACCAATCACCTGGACGTGCGGATGCGCGAGTGGCTGGAGGGCTGGCTGCGGGACTACCGGGGCGGCACGGTGCTCACCAGCCACGACCGCGATTTTCTGGACGCGGTGGCGACGCGCTCGGTGTGGCTGGAGGGCGGCGAGGGCCAGGAGTATCCCGGCGGGTACTCACGGGCGCGGGCGCAGCGCGAGCTGGAACGGCGCACGCAGTCCCGCGCCGCGCGGCTGGGCGAGCGCGAGGCGGCCCGGCTGTCGGGCAGCGTGGCGCAGCTGGACCGCTGGGGCCGACGTTCGCGGGGCCTGAAAACCCGGGCGGGCCGTGTCACCCTGCCCGAGGCCCCGCTGCCGGAGCGGCAGTTGCGCATGCGCCTGCTGGCAGGCACGTCGCAGGCGCGGCTGGTCGCGTGGGGCGAGCACCTGGGCAAGTCGTATGCGGGCCGCCCCGTGCTGGCGGACGCCTCGTTCCGGCTGCGGCAGGGCGACCGCGTGGCCCTGATGGGCGCGAACGGCACCGGCAAGACCACCCTGATGCGGCTGCTGGCGGGCCAGCTGGCCCCGGACCCCGGCCCACCCGAACCGGTGCTGCGCCTCGGCAGCGGCGTGGGCGTGGCGAGTCTGGACCAGACGTGGCATGGCCTCACGCCGGGCCGGGGTCTACACGCGCAGTTCGAGGCGCGCTTCGGGCGCGGAGCGAACGCCGTGCTGGGCCGCGCGGGCTTCACGGCGGACGACTGGGACAAGACGCCCGAGGTGCTGTCCGGCGGAGAGCGGGCGCGGGCGGGTCTGGCGCTGGTGAGCGCGCTACGGGCGGACCTGCTGCTGCTGGACGAACCCACCAACCACCTTGACGTCGAGGCGCTCCAGGCGCTGGAGGACGCCGTGCACGCATATGAGGGCGCGGTCGTGATCGTCACGCACGACCGGCGCTTCGCGCGGGAGGTCGCCAACCGCCTGTGGGTGGTGGAGGGCGGCACGTTGCGCGAACCGCTGGGCTGGGGCAGCCGCGAGTACCGCGATCCGGCCGCGACCCTGCGGGGCGACCCGCCGCCGCCGCCCCCGCCGCCCACGCCCCGGCAGCGGCTGGTGCCCGTCGAGAACCAGCTGCTGGACCTCCGCGTGCAGCTCGACCAGCCGGGCCGCCTGACCGGACGCGAGGAAGCGCGGCTGCGCGCACAGGCCCACGCCCTCCAGGGGCACCTGTACGACCTGTACGCGGCGGCCTTCGAGGCCCCGCAGTTCGACGACGAGGTGCGCGAGCCGGGCCTGACGGTCCGCGCCCAGCGCTTCGGCGCGCACGGCGGGATGTTCTGGGCCGCGCGCGACGAGGGGTGTCCGCACCTCGCGTGGGACGGCGTGACGCTGCGCTGGAACGGCGAGCCGCCCGCGTGGTACGGCGCGGCGCTGCTCGGCGGCGCGCTGCGGCTGCTGTTCGAACGCTGGAACGTGGGCCGCGTGCAGCTCGGCGAGGACGGCCCGCAGCTCACGCGCCGCGCGTGGTTCGAGCGCACCGGCGTGCTCCGCTGA
- the trhO gene encoding oxygen-dependent tRNA uridine(34) hydroxylase TrhO — translation MSTPAPCIVAALYQFRDVADPAALRGALLDLGRAHDLCGTLIVAPEGLNGTVAGTREGIDALRAFLHGEGFTALEDKESAAAVRPFRRFKVRVKAEIVTLGVPVAPRERVGTYVRPAEWNALLDDPDVVVIDTRNRYEVQAGTFRGAVSPGIDSFREFPEWLDGHAAALAGKRVAMYCTGGIRCEKSTSLLLERGFTDVLHLQGGILRYLEDVPEADSRWDGECFVFDGRVTVGHGLTQGGAVMCHSCGWPLDAGDRQHPQYEEGVSCAHCAGHTTSAQKAAFRERQRQFGAGRL, via the coding sequence ATGTCCACGCCCGCCCCATGTATCGTCGCCGCGCTGTACCAGTTCCGGGACGTTGCTGATCCCGCCGCGCTGCGTGGAGCGCTGCTCGACCTGGGCCGCGCCCATGACCTGTGCGGCACGCTGATCGTCGCGCCCGAGGGCCTGAACGGCACGGTGGCGGGCACGCGGGAAGGCATCGACGCGCTGCGGGCGTTTCTGCACGGTGAGGGCTTCACGGCGCTGGAGGACAAGGAGTCCGCGGCCGCAGTCCGCCCGTTCCGGCGCTTCAAGGTGCGCGTGAAGGCCGAGATCGTGACGCTGGGCGTGCCGGTGGCGCCGCGTGAGCGGGTCGGCACGTATGTCCGCCCGGCCGAGTGGAACGCGCTGCTGGACGACCCGGACGTGGTCGTGATCGACACCCGCAACCGCTACGAGGTGCAGGCCGGCACCTTCCGCGGGGCCGTGTCGCCGGGCATCGACTCGTTCCGCGAGTTTCCCGAGTGGCTGGACGGGCACGCGGCCGCTCTGGCGGGCAAGCGTGTGGCGATGTACTGCACGGGCGGCATCCGCTGCGAGAAGAGCACCAGCCTGCTGCTGGAGCGCGGCTTTACCGACGTGCTGCACCTCCAGGGCGGCATCCTGCGCTACCTGGAAGACGTGCCCGAGGCCGACAGCCGCTGGGACGGCGAGTGCTTCGTGTTCGACGGCCGCGTGACCGTCGGCCACGGACTCACGCAGGGCGGCGCGGTGATGTGTCACTCGTGTGGCTGGCCGCTTGACGCCGGTGACCGGCAGCACCCCCAGTACGAGGAGGGCGTGAGTTGCGCCCACTGCGCCGGGCACACCACGTCCGCGCAGAAGGCCGCGTTCCGTGAGCGCCAGCGCCAGTTCGGCGCCGGACGGCTGTGA
- a CDS encoding tyrosine-type recombinase/integrase, producing the protein MTGRARGRQGWHAGTMEELPSGRIRWRVRVRYPDGTAERRSGTARTKTEAQKAIIDAQKEAGEGKRPVSASLTVGQMVTEFMQAKAATWSDRTAWNNEALYTRHVAPDLAHLKAAGIDARRLRAYFQALSTKRVDPVTGKERPPLGYSAQRQIHVLLSGAYKRAIGDGLLRDNPAQYARPLSPSKGGMPTAARVKHFHPDDLARFVDAARADRFALPLAFLALTGLRIGEGLGLTWDDVQQDQTGAPFVEISKTRSEFEGKYYEGGPKTAAGVRRVYLSGEAVEIIEDMRRRVQLEARAQGYRGKGVQPDAPLFPSVDGRPMRQDVLRAVMRRTCAGAGVPLLSPHALRHSTGTYLISRGEDPVSVSKMLGHKQVSTTLNIYAHALPDKLRGLAFGVADLRARPAKEVGRGQDGPGEAERSRGPGLQRRASRKASPRRKG; encoded by the coding sequence ATGACGGGGAGGGCGCGGGGGCGGCAGGGCTGGCACGCCGGGACGATGGAGGAACTGCCGTCCGGGCGGATCCGGTGGCGGGTACGGGTGCGGTACCCGGACGGCACGGCAGAGCGGCGCAGCGGTACAGCCCGCACGAAGACGGAAGCGCAGAAGGCCATCATCGACGCGCAGAAGGAAGCTGGCGAAGGCAAGCGCCCGGTGTCCGCGTCGCTCACCGTGGGCCAGATGGTCACGGAGTTCATGCAGGCAAAGGCGGCCACATGGTCGGATCGCACCGCGTGGAATAACGAGGCCCTGTACACGCGGCATGTGGCGCCGGACCTGGCCCACCTCAAGGCGGCGGGCATCGACGCGCGCCGGCTGCGCGCGTACTTCCAGGCCCTCAGCACAAAGCGCGTGGATCCCGTCACGGGCAAGGAACGCCCGCCGCTGGGCTACTCCGCACAGCGGCAGATCCACGTCTTACTGTCCGGCGCTTACAAGCGGGCCATCGGGGACGGCCTGCTGCGGGATAACCCGGCGCAGTACGCCCGGCCGCTGTCCCCCTCGAAGGGGGGCATGCCCACGGCGGCGCGGGTGAAGCACTTTCATCCGGACGACCTGGCGCGCTTCGTCGACGCGGCCCGCGCAGACCGGTTCGCCCTGCCGCTGGCCTTCCTGGCTCTGACCGGCCTCCGCATTGGTGAGGGCTTGGGCCTGACATGGGACGACGTGCAACAAGACCAGACAGGCGCGCCGTTCGTGGAAATCTCGAAGACGCGCAGCGAGTTCGAGGGCAAGTACTACGAGGGGGGCCCGAAGACTGCGGCCGGCGTGCGCCGCGTGTACCTGTCCGGTGAGGCGGTGGAGATCATCGAAGACATGCGGCGCCGCGTGCAGCTTGAGGCCCGCGCGCAGGGATACCGGGGCAAGGGCGTGCAGCCGGACGCGCCATTGTTCCCGTCTGTGGACGGCCGGCCCATGCGGCAGGATGTGCTGCGCGCCGTGATGCGTCGGACGTGCGCGGGGGCCGGCGTGCCGCTGCTGTCCCCCCACGCGCTGCGCCACAGTACGGGAACGTACCTCATCTCACGGGGCGAGGATCCTGTGAGCGTATCGAAGATGCTCGGTCATAAGCAGGTGTCCACCACCCTGAACATCTACGCCCATGCCCTGCCGGACAAGCTGCGCGGGCTGGCCTTCGGGGTGGCAGATCTGCGGGCCAGGCCGGCGAAGGAAGTGGGACGCGGGCAGGACGGACCCGGCGAAGCGGAACGGTCACGCGGGCCAGGGCTGCAGCGCCGGGCCAGCCGAAAGGCCAGCCCGCGCCGGAAGGGCTAG
- the ffh gene encoding signal recognition particle protein, giving the protein MFESLGNKLQDILDRVGKERQLTEAQVKAAMREIRMALLEADVNFGVAKDFVARVGEQAVGQQVEGSLTAGQTVVKVVHDELIQTLGGKTAQPELRAEGNVWFMVGLQGAGKTTSTGKLASLYKSKGRRVLLVAADTQRPAARDQLEVLARQVGVPILKVADGESPAETRRRVDEHLKTDFRDLVIVDTAGRLQIDEALMDQLADLQAAMQPTESLLVVDAMTGQEALNVAQTFDRRVKVTGLVITKMDGDARGGAALSARSVTGKPIYFAGTSEKISGLEPFYPDRVAGRILGMGDVLGLIERAQQADLKAMEVKKPGDFDLEDLLTQLRQIRKMGPLGDLLKLIPGMSRALPEGFNVDEAQIQRVDAMISSMTVKERRNPKIIDGRRRKRIAEGSGHTVQDINRLLKMHEQMKDMMKMLGRMQGGKPGAKMPRLPNTPPNFKR; this is encoded by the coding sequence ATGTTTGAGTCGCTGGGCAACAAGTTGCAGGACATCCTCGACCGGGTCGGGAAGGAACGCCAGCTGACCGAGGCGCAGGTGAAGGCCGCCATGCGCGAGATCCGGATGGCCCTGCTGGAAGCGGACGTGAACTTCGGTGTGGCGAAGGACTTCGTCGCGCGGGTCGGTGAGCAGGCCGTCGGCCAGCAGGTCGAGGGCAGCCTCACCGCCGGGCAGACCGTCGTGAAGGTCGTCCACGACGAACTGATCCAGACCCTGGGCGGCAAGACCGCTCAGCCTGAACTCAGGGCCGAGGGCAACGTGTGGTTCATGGTCGGCCTGCAGGGCGCCGGCAAGACCACCAGTACCGGTAAGCTCGCGTCCCTGTACAAGAGCAAGGGCCGGCGCGTGCTGCTGGTCGCCGCCGACACGCAGCGCCCCGCCGCGCGCGACCAGCTCGAGGTGCTCGCCAGGCAGGTGGGCGTGCCGATCCTGAAGGTCGCGGACGGCGAGAGCCCCGCCGAAACGCGGCGCCGCGTGGACGAGCACCTGAAGACCGACTTCCGCGACCTCGTGATCGTGGACACTGCCGGCCGCCTCCAGATCGACGAGGCGCTGATGGACCAGCTGGCCGACCTCCAGGCCGCCATGCAGCCCACCGAGAGCCTGCTGGTGGTGGACGCCATGACCGGCCAGGAAGCCCTGAACGTCGCGCAGACCTTCGACCGGCGCGTGAAGGTCACGGGCCTGGTGATCACCAAGATGGACGGCGACGCGCGCGGCGGCGCGGCCCTGTCGGCGCGCAGCGTGACGGGCAAGCCCATCTACTTCGCGGGCACCAGCGAGAAGATCAGCGGCCTGGAACCCTTCTACCCGGACCGGGTGGCGGGGCGCATCCTGGGCATGGGCGACGTGCTGGGCCTGATCGAGCGCGCGCAGCAGGCCGACCTCAAGGCCATGGAGGTCAAGAAGCCCGGCGACTTCGACCTCGAAGACCTGCTGACGCAGCTGCGTCAGATCCGCAAGATGGGCCCGCTGGGCGACCTGCTCAAGCTGATTCCTGGCATGAGCCGCGCCCTGCCCGAGGGCTTCAACGTCGACGAGGCGCAGATCCAGCGCGTGGACGCCATGATCAGCAGCATGACCGTCAAGGAGCGCCGCAACCCCAAGATCATTGACGGCCGCCGGCGCAAACGCATCGCGGAGGGCAGCGGCCACACGGTGCAGGACATCAACCGCCTGCTGAAGATGCACGAGCAGATGAAGGACATGATGAAGATGCTGGGCCGCATGCAGGGCGGCAAACCGGGGGCAAAGATGCCGCGCCTGCCGAACACCCCGCCGAACTTCAAGCGTTGA
- a CDS encoding thiolase family protein, translating into MSKAVIVAASRTPTGKFLGALESVSAVDLGAITLRETLRRSGLPAEAIEEVVLGQVVQAGCGQNPARQAALRAGLSPEVGALTINKVCGSGLKAVILAAQSIRAGDQHAVLAGGMESMSNAPHLLPGARKGYRLGHAQVLDANTQDGLWCSINDEGMGLTGERVADKYAISREEQDAYAAESHRRAVAAQQAGRFTDEIVPVTVKGRKGEMVVDADEGPRADTSEDALGRLKPAFKQGGSVTAGNAPGLNDGAASVMVVSKDYARTHGLTPLAEIVDYATGGLAPEWVMMTPVPATNKLLSKLGWHVSDVDLWELNEAFSVQSLAVSRELALDPARVNVNGGAVALGHPIGASGARILVTLLHALKQQDKETGVATLCMGGGNGLALAVKRVG; encoded by the coding sequence ATGTCCAAAGCAGTGATCGTCGCGGCGTCGCGCACGCCGACTGGAAAGTTCCTCGGGGCGCTGGAGAGCGTGTCCGCCGTGGACCTGGGCGCCATCACCCTGCGCGAGACCCTGCGGCGCAGCGGCCTGCCGGCCGAGGCCATCGAGGAAGTCGTCCTGGGGCAGGTCGTGCAGGCCGGGTGCGGGCAGAATCCCGCCCGGCAGGCGGCACTGCGCGCCGGCCTGAGCCCTGAGGTCGGGGCGCTGACCATCAACAAGGTCTGCGGCAGCGGCCTGAAGGCCGTGATCCTTGCCGCCCAGAGCATCCGCGCCGGCGACCAGCACGCCGTTCTCGCGGGCGGTATGGAATCCATGAGCAATGCGCCGCACCTGCTCCCCGGCGCGCGCAAGGGCTACCGCCTGGGCCACGCCCAGGTGCTCGACGCGAACACGCAGGACGGCCTGTGGTGCTCGATCAACGACGAGGGCATGGGCCTGACCGGCGAGCGCGTGGCCGACAAATATGCCATCTCGCGCGAGGAACAGGACGCCTACGCCGCCGAGAGCCACCGCCGGGCCGTCGCCGCGCAACAGGCCGGGCGCTTCACCGACGAGATCGTGCCGGTAACGGTGAAGGGCCGCAAGGGTGAGATGGTGGTGGACGCCGACGAGGGGCCGCGCGCCGACACCAGCGAGGACGCGCTGGGCAGACTCAAACCGGCCTTCAAACAGGGCGGCAGCGTGACCGCCGGCAACGCTCCCGGCCTGAACGACGGCGCGGCCAGCGTCATGGTCGTCAGCAAGGACTACGCCCGCACCCACGGCCTCACCCCCCTCGCGGAAATCGTGGACTATGCCACCGGCGGCCTCGCGCCCGAATGGGTGATGATGACTCCCGTTCCGGCCACGAACAAGCTGCTCTCGAAGCTCGGCTGGCACGTCAGCGACGTTGACCTGTGGGAACTCAACGAGGCCTTCAGCGTGCAGAGCCTCGCCGTCAGCCGGGAGCTGGCTCTCGACCCGGCGCGCGTGAACGTGAACGGGGGCGCCGTCGCGCTGGGCCACCCCATCGGCGCGAGCGGCGCCCGCATCCTGGTCACGCTGCTGCACGCCCTGAAGCAGCAGGACAAGGAAACCGGCGTCGCCACGCTGTGCATGGGCGGCGGAAACGGCCTTGCCCTGGCCGTGAAGCGGGTAGGCTGA
- a CDS encoding 3-hydroxyacyl-CoA dehydrogenase family protein — MNFGVVGAGQMGAGIAQVAAQSGFDVIVQDVQQAFLDRGKATIEKSLAKLHDKGKLTDTPDAILGRIRFTAELQDFADCDLVVEAIVENEAVKAELFRTLGAIVKTDGILASNTSSIPITALASASGRPDRFIGMHFMNPVPLMALVEVIRGYSTSDETARIVTETAERMGKTPLACNDFPGFVSNRILMPMLNEAIQCVMDGVAEPEAIDGIMKLGMNHPMGPLTLADFIGLDTCLSIMEVLHRGLGDDKYRPSPLLRKMVQAGLLGRKSGRGFYTY; from the coding sequence ATGAACTTCGGAGTCGTCGGTGCGGGGCAGATGGGCGCGGGGATCGCGCAGGTCGCGGCGCAGAGCGGTTTTGACGTCATCGTGCAGGACGTGCAGCAGGCGTTTCTCGACCGTGGGAAAGCGACCATCGAGAAGTCGCTGGCGAAGCTACATGACAAGGGGAAACTGACGGACACGCCGGACGCGATCCTGGGCCGGATCCGCTTCACGGCAGAACTTCAGGACTTCGCGGACTGCGATCTGGTCGTCGAGGCCATCGTGGAGAACGAGGCGGTCAAGGCGGAGCTGTTCCGCACGCTGGGCGCCATCGTCAAGACAGACGGAATCCTGGCGAGCAACACCAGCTCCATCCCGATCACGGCGCTGGCGTCGGCGTCGGGCCGACCGGACCGGTTCATCGGCATGCACTTCATGAACCCGGTGCCGCTGATGGCGCTGGTGGAGGTGATCCGCGGGTACTCGACCAGCGACGAGACGGCGCGGATCGTGACCGAGACGGCCGAGCGCATGGGCAAGACGCCGCTGGCGTGCAACGACTTCCCGGGCTTTGTGTCGAACCGCATCCTGATGCCGATGCTGAACGAGGCCATCCAGTGCGTGATGGATGGTGTGGCCGAACCCGAGGCCATCGACGGGATCATGAAGCTCGGCATGAACCACCCGATGGGCCCGCTGACGCTGGCGGACTTCATCGGGCTGGACACCTGCCTGAGCATCATGGAGGTGCTGCACCGCGGTCTGGGGGACGACAAGTACCGGCCCTCGCCGCTGCTGCGCAAGATGGTGCAGGCGGGGCTGCTGGGCCGCAAAAGCGGTCGGGGCTTCTACACCTACTGA
- a CDS encoding EamA family transporter, with the protein MTLGLLAALAWGLADYLAQPASRHLGAVRASLAAQAFGAAALLVALWLRRDLPFPADGAAWAWALGAAVLGTVGALAFYEALRVGTLAIIAPITGSYGAVTALLAWLGGQHLGPLGVLGLIVALLAVVLVSGAGPDASRTAAGLGRARGVGWAVLSAAALGACFWVMGFGLMPRLGGLPGTWAMRLCSLGLTALTLLLLRPSRPAARPTSGWPGLRYAAASGVLSTAAVAFTALGLGRGQDAVVTVLGSLSVVITTVLALAVGRERLSSPQWAGVVLAVAGILLTGL; encoded by the coding sequence GTGACGCTCGGCCTCCTCGCGGCGCTCGCGTGGGGGCTGGCGGACTACCTGGCCCAGCCCGCGTCCCGGCACCTGGGCGCCGTGCGGGCGTCGCTGGCGGCGCAGGCGTTCGGCGCCGCCGCCCTGCTGGTCGCGCTGTGGCTGCGCCGCGACCTTCCCTTTCCGGCGGACGGCGCCGCGTGGGCGTGGGCGCTGGGGGCGGCGGTGCTGGGCACGGTGGGCGCGCTGGCGTTCTACGAGGCGCTGCGGGTCGGCACCCTGGCGATCATCGCGCCGATCACCGGCAGTTACGGCGCGGTCACGGCGCTGCTCGCGTGGCTCGGCGGTCAGCACCTGGGTCCACTGGGCGTCCTGGGGCTGATCGTCGCGCTGCTAGCGGTGGTGCTGGTGTCGGGCGCTGGCCCGGACGCGTCTCGGACGGCGGCGGGGCTCGGCCGCGCGCGGGGGGTGGGCTGGGCGGTCCTGTCGGCTGCCGCGCTCGGCGCGTGCTTCTGGGTGATGGGCTTTGGCCTGATGCCGCGGCTGGGCGGCCTGCCCGGCACGTGGGCCATGCGCCTGTGCAGCCTGGGCCTCACTGCGCTCACGCTGCTGCTGCTGCGCCCGTCCCGGCCCGCGGCCCGGCCCACGTCGGGGTGGCCGGGGCTGAGGTACGCCGCCGCGTCCGGCGTGCTGTCCACCGCCGCCGTCGCCTTCACCGCCCTCGGACTGGGACGCGGCCAGGACGCGGTCGTGACCGTGCTGGGCAGCCTGTCGGTGGTCATCACGACCGTGCTGGCCCTCGCGGTCGGCCGGGAACGCCTGAGCAGCCCGCAGTGGGCCGGCGTCGTGCTGGCCGTCGCGGGCATCCTCCTGACCGGCCTGTAA